The Tessaracoccus flavus genome includes the window GGGCAAGCCCTCGCCCTCCACCTTACCGGTGTCGATCACGGCGACGGCCTGGGGTGAAACCTGACGAAGCGCGGGAGGCGTCCCTACGGCCCGGTCCTCCTCGGCCAGCGGCTTCCAGTCTGTGGACCATGCTTCCGCTCCCTGGGCGTCATACGCAACGACCGAGGCGTCGTTCAGAGTGATCACACGCTGGGCGGTCACGATGGGAGTTAGTGCTCCCACGAGGGAGGAATCTGGATTCCCCAGGCCGGCTTCCCGAAGGCGGATGCGAGGGGCAGGGAATGCGAGGGGCCGGTCGAAGTCTGTTCGGCGGCGCTCGGCTCTGGCTGTTCGGTCGGGTCCTGCCGAATCCCTCCTCCGGAGGCGCAGGCGGGCGGTCAGCGAGACCGTCAGCAGCACGGACATCAGAAGCGTCTTGCGAGACTTGGGGCTCTCCTTCAGCGAACGACGGTCTCCATGCGGGAGTCGCCCCTGGCTAAAGTGCCACGGTCGCACCTATAGTAGATGTTCTTGTACTGACTTCCGTGCTCGAAGGCGCTGGGGTGGATTGGTGTATGCCCCGCCTGAGCCCGACCTCTCCCGTCTGGCTGAGGCGTTCCAGGCGCAGCGCGAGCGCTCAGGGATGACCTTCGACGAACCCGTCGAGGCCACGGGGCTCGCCAGACAGACGCTGTTCAAGCTCAGCGCCGGGCGGGTCCACGGAGACCTGCGGACATGGACCCTCTCTCGGGCGTGGGATGTCTCTGGACGAGTTAATCGCGCCGATCTGGGAGTGAGATCGACAAGACCCGCTACTGGCCCTTTACGGCGCAGCCGGGTTGATCGCAGGGAGGCGCAACCGCCCTTGCGTTTGATGGGATGGTTCGGTGCGACTTCCAGACTCTCTCTAGGTCGACGGCCTTCACCGCCTCTCGCATGGCCGTCAGCGCATTGTTGGAGTACCTGCGGAGCCTCGTACTACCGAACTTGAAGACGTGCGAGAAGTGATCGTCGTCATTGTCGAGGCCCAGGTGCCTGCGGAGTGCGACCGCTCGGGTCCTGTCCACGCCAGCCTTGTCGGCCAGGTCGTAAGCCCCCATGTGGAACTTCTTCTCCAGATCGACCGTGCGAATGGCTGCAGTGTCGGCGTCCGGATCATCGGTGTAGGTCACAGGCAATCCGCCAGACTTCACGATCCTGACCTCCACGGCCACGCCATCACCCTGAATGTCGGAGGTGTAGCCGGTGAGTTTGGGGAAGACCTGCTGTCGTGTCTTGCCCTCCCGGATACCTCGCGTGACGCGCCGCACGTCGTCCTCCCGCACCTCGGCTGCGTCTGCGTCCGCGATGGCCTCGGTCGCCAACAGCGCACGGACGCGGGCCTTCGCCTCCGCCGTGGCCCGCCTTCCCGGCTTCAGCAGTTCCGCGATACGGGCGAACTCCCGATCCACCAGCAGGTCTAGCGCGAGCGGTGCCTCCGCGCTGATGGGCAGGACTCACTTGGGGATGTGGTCGGAGAGATTCTCCGAGAACACCCGCTGGAGCAGGTCATCGAACAGCGTGACGGCAGTTCTGGCGTTGTGGTACAGCAGGCCCTCATCCACGACCAGGTGCCAGTGCTGCTCAGCGTCCCGCATCGCGTCGAGGTGCCGGATGACACCCGCCTCCTCGTCGGTCAACTTCACGGCCCCGATCTGCTGGCAGCGATTGATCGCCCTCTCCAGCGAGATCGACTTCTGGGTGCGCTTGTCGAAGACCCCTGCGTCCTTCTTGGCCTCCAAGATTGCCTTCAGCAGCATCTCGAAGGCGTGTTGAAGGTGCAGCAGCACGGTGGTGGTCCGGGCGTCGTCGTCCAGCCCGTTGAAGGCAGCGACTCCGGTCCGCAGGGAGGCGATGGCCTTACTCCGCAAAATGCGGACGTTGTAGGACTCCCTAGGCATGGCATCAGGCTAGCGATCATTGGCGTTCCTGGATCGGACACCTGTGTGGCTACCCTCGATAGCACCCAGTAGCACAAGCACACCTCAGGAGGAACCGTCATGACCAGCACAACCCCAAGGACTCCCTTCAGGCCGAACTGGAGGCGCTCGCTGAGGTCTTCGAGGCCGAGGACCGAGAAGACCGTTGCAAGGAGGCCCAGCGTCGTCGCGATGGCCTCCCGGAGCCCAAGCGGGACAACCGGGCATACCCCGGCTTCGCGGACGGTGGAGCGGCACTCCGAGTCTGAGGCACGTGTCGCCGTTGTCGACTCAGCCCGTCAGTTCTGTCAGTGCTCATTGCCATGCTGGACTCGACCGATCAGTTAGGAGTCCACACGTGCCAACACCACGCATGCCGTCCCAGTCCCAGATCAGGTCTCAGATGCGCGCGGCTCAGCGCAAGGCCGAGCAGCAGATCAGGACCGAGGTCCGAAAGGCCGAGCAGCAGTTCGAGCGCGACCTGAAGGCTGCGCAGCGCAAGGCCGAGAGCGAGGCGAAGGCGCAGCAACGCCGAAACGAACAGGCCCCTCAGCGCGAGATCGACAAGTGGGTGCGGGACACGAACCGGAAGTTGCAGTCAGCCAGCCGTCCACGCGTCACCTACCGCGCCACGGAGGAACGCACCTTGGGGGCCGTGGCTACCGAAGCCGAGCGCCAAGCGGCAGCGCATCCCGAGCGTCGTGACGTATTCCTGTGCCACGCCTGGGGCGACCGTCAAGAAGCCGCGCAGGAACTCCACGACCTCTTGGAGAGGTTCGGGGTAAGGGTGTGGTTCTCAGAGAAGGACGTTGCCCTGGGGACCTCCTTGGTGCGAGAGATCGACAAGGGTCTGCGCATGTCACACATCGGCATCGTGCTGGCCACCCCCAACCTTCTGAAGAGCCTCGCCGCCGAGGGCATCGCGGACAAGGAGTTGTCGGCGCTGCTCGCCACTGACCGAGTGATCCCGGTCGTCCACGGCATCACCTACGAGGAACTCCGTGACGAGAGCCCACTGCTGGCGTCCCGGTCAGGACTGAGCACCGGGGAGGACACGCTGGAGCAGGTCGCGGTGAAGATCGCCAACGCGGTGCGGCCCGAGTCCGACTGATCAGGCGCTCTCGACCCAGCGCCTGACGGCTTCACCACCATCGGCGTAGAGCACCTCATTGCCCTTCCGGCGCGCGTTCTGAATGACCTGCGTAGCCTCCCAGAGTGAGGCCAGGTCGTAGTAGTTGCGGACGTAGCCAAGGTCGTCACTGCGACGACGATGCAACCCGTGCATCACGGGGAGGGCGTGCAGGACATCGTTGCGGACCACCAACGCCTCCTCGGACAGGGCGATGAAGTCCTCGATCCCGTCTACTGCGGGAGGGGTCCTGCGCAACTTGTCCAGCAACCGCCCGAGAGGGTCCTTGTAGAGGTCCTCGGACTCGAAACCTGAGTGCACGCGCAAGAGATCGACGGCGATGCCGGACAGCCCGGCAGCCGCGTAGGTAGCCCTCCCGAGTTCAAGAAGCCAGTCGGTGTGCTCAGGATGCCGTGGGTCTCCGGGGTATTCCGCGTCGATGCTCATGCGTCCATTCTGGCGGGGCTGTCTACAGCCAGGTTGGCCTCACTAGGGTGTTGAGACCGTCAGCGGCTGCTGATCCACGCCTCTTCCAGCAGCACCGATGCCAGCGCGTACTCGGTGCGGTCCCGGTCGAGGTCGGGGACGAGGTGGGTGAGGTCATTCGTGGCGCGCTCGGCTACCTCGAAGACGGCGGAGACCAATGGATGCTGCGATGTCGTGGCGCCGTTCGTCGTGCACCTGGACGGTAGCCTGGCGTGGGCCCTGTCCCCTTGTTTCCCAAGCTTTCTACCCTTGAGTCCTACTGTGCTGGCCGCTGGAGATAGACGCCCCGCTGGTCCGGCAGCCCCAGCGAGACACGGCCCCTCTGGACTTGATCGCTGCCCGCGCGGAGGGTACGGTTTCTATCAATAGTCCCCCCGCCGCCTCTCATCGCGTCAGCGGTGATGCACACTGCGGGGGTCCTCTTTTTTCTAGGTCCACACGTGCAGATTCCGCCCTTCCTCACCGTCGATCAGCGGGTGGACTATCTGTACGAGCGGGGGTACTTCGAGCCCGGCTCCGTCACCGACGAACACGCAGAGCGCCTCTCGCGGCTCAACTTCCACTACTTCCTCGGCTACGCCCGCAACTACCGTGCCCTCGTGGGACGGCGGCAGGTTCAGGTCCCTCGCAAGACGCCCGACGACGTGTTCCGGGTGATCGACCTGGATGCCAAGGTCTCAGCACTGGTGCACGAGGGATTGCGGACAGCCGAGTGGCGTCTGCGCGCGGCGGCTGTGGAGCGCTACTGCGCCAAGTTCGCCCCGGCCAACTCCTACCTTCAGACCACTCAGTACCGGGCCACCGACGCCGAGAGCCCGAGCCGTCTGGTGGAGGGCATCCTGCTGCACATCTACCGTCATGACGAGCCCTACGTCGATGAGTGCCTCCGTGAGGCTGCCACCTCGAAGTCGATGACCAAGCCTCGCCGGTACGAAGCCGGGTGCCACGGCACGTGCCTCGTCCTCGCCGCAGACCTGCCCCTGTGGGCGGTAGTGGACAGTTTCAGCCTCGGTCTGCTCGGCCAGTTCGTCATTAACTGCGACAAGGACACCGAGTCGCCTGTATGGAAGGCCGTAGCCAAGGACCTGGAGATCAGTGCTCAGGTCTTCGAGACCCAGGTCAAGTCGCTGGCCTACCTGCGCAACTCAGTGGCCCACCACGCTCGCCTGTGGATGCGCCCCACATCAGACAGCGCCAAGAAGCCCCGCCTCTTCAGCAACCGCCTGAAGAACGTGCACCCCAAGTCCATGCACTGGGCCTTCATGAACCTTGCCACCTTCCTGCCCAAGGAACAGCGGTTCGACTTCGCCCAGCGGGTCGACACCCTGACCGGCTCCGACGCCATCTACCGGCACGGGATCACTAACGTCCATGAGACGCCGAAGGCTTCCTGAGCGGGCGACGCAATCCCCAGCGGCGTCCGGCTGTACGGTTTCCGCAACCCACGGTGCACCTCGCTCAACCGGAGGGGTCGCGAATGCCCCTGTCAGCGCACTGTCTGGGACACCTACGAATGGCGCAGGCATCTGGTCCTCGCTCCTATGGGAGCGAGGATCTTTCTGCATTTTGCTCGGCCCTCGTGTAAGGAGCGTTGCGCGGCGTGACCGTCCAGGATCAGTGCCCCCTGAACGCGTGGCCGTTCCCGCGACTCCCGGGAACAGGCCGAGGAGGTGAGTCGTCCGAGGGCGCACAGCAAACTCGATCAGCGGGCAGACTGGGGAAATGATTCGATCACGCGCCGTTGACTGGGCCCTCGGTGCCCTGGGGATGCTCGTCCTGATTGCGATCGCTCTCGCGGTCCTGTGGTGGACCATCTCCGAGCCGGCAGTCGAGACCACCGGACCGACGCCCGTCGCGCCGGTGCCTGTCCCGTCCCTGGACTCGGATCCGCCGTCCGACCTGGCCGACGACGAGGTGTGGATCGGCGACCTCGATCTCCAGTCCGCGCTCATCGTCCTTCCTGACTCGACGTTGACGGACGTTGAGGCGCGTGGGCACGGCGCGAGGACGGGCTCCAAAGGCCTGATCGTGCAACGGCTCGATGTGGAGGCCACCGTCCCGTTCCGCGAGGTCGCGGCGCAGCTCGGCGGCGACAGCCTCGTGCTCCCGGCCGAGGGAGGTCAGGCGTCGGTGGTACGGACCGTGGAGCTACTCGGGCGCGGCGTCACCGTCGTGGCTACCGGCACCGTCGAGGTGGAACGCGGCCTGCTCGTCGTGGAACCCACGGCGATCGACGTGGGCTTACCAGATTTCCTATCGCGCACCCTCGGTACTCTCGTGCGCGAGTTCGTCACCATCAAGCAGCCGATTGAAGGGCTGCCTGAGAACCTCGAACTGTTGGACGTCGCCGTCCAGGACGACGGCTTCCGGGCAACCCTTGCCGGCAACGACGTCGTCCTGGCACCGGGCGAGTCCTGACGGACGGCCCGCCGACGGTCACGAACCGGCGAGCGTGCCTCCGAAGACCTGCCAGGCAAGGAGCGACTTCGCGACCAGGCTCAAGATGATGTAACTGCGCTCCCCCACCAGGTAGTCAGCCCAGCGCCCCTTGGCCCGGTACTGCAACCACTGGTTGAGGCCGAACACGTTGAAGAACAGGAAGAGCGACACGACGATCGCGTAGACGAACCCCGGGGGCTCCGCGTCCGATCCAGGAGCGATCGTGTAGTAGAGGATCGCCAGCCACGGCACCACTCCGGCGATGCACCCGAAGATGAAGGGCAACCACCCGCCACTGCCGGGCGTCTCGTACTTCTCCTGCAGCCAGCCGAAGAGAATCATCGACACATTGGCCCCGCAGATGGCGATCAGCGCCGCCACGTCGGTGATACCGACGAGTTGCGAGATGACCACGATCATCAACGTCGAGGAGAACGAGTACTCGACCCACCGCGCTCGGTTGATGAGCTGGGAGAGGTCGCCGATGTAGTTGCGGAACCAGACCGTGCCGACGATCAGGTGCGCGAGGAACGACAGGAAGAGGAACCCCGCCACGGCCAGTCCGGTCGGCAGATCCGCCAGTACGGTCGCCGGTCCCGGCGGCGTGCCGGGAGGGCCGGCGAGGTAGGAGGCGGTGATCGGCAGCGCGAAGTCGGTCGCCAGGATCACCACGGCGATGGCTTGCGCCAGGTGCAGCGCGGCGGCTGCGAGATTGAGGGTGCGCAGCTTCCTCTGCTCAGGCGCGGTGATCTCTCGAGTAGTCATGTGCTCACCGTAGATCCGCGCTGGCGGTCGGGCACGCAACGTGCCCTACATCAAACGATGGACCCGATCCCCCTTGGCTCGGAGCCAGGGCGGCGCGCTGCCGCAGTGGCCAGCAACACGCAGGAGGCGGACTCGCCAACTCATCGACCGGAACGCCAACCGTCGGGCCAAAGGCCAACGTCTAGGGCCCGAACGCCAACCGTCGGATGGTAACGCCAACGGGGAGACGACGACGCCAACGGGGAGACGACGACGCCAACCGACGACGGCGAACGCCAACGGGAGGGAGGTTTCGCCCGCGAAACCCGTCGACGCCCGCGAAATCTCGCGGGCGTCGATGAGGCTCGTCGGCGTGGTGCCCTACCGGTTGGCGTTCGCCCCTATCGGTTGGCGATTCCAACTGACGGTTGGCGCTCGCACTTCTTCGTTGGCGTTCCGAGCACACTGCTGGCATCCGCACTTCTCGGTTGGCGTTGTCACCGGCCGGTTGGCGTTGACTCCGGCCGATTAGAGGCGACTGTCCGCAATTGGCATCCAGACCGCGACGCAACTCAGGCACCGCACGGACGCTCCGTGCGCAGCCACTCGTCGCCGAGTGCCAAAACGTCGCTCAGGAGGACGTGACGGCGTGCTGCATGCTCAGTTCTAGCGCCGTGCGGCGCTTGGCGATCGCGCTGAGCGTGGCGAAGAACAGCACTGTCCCCAGCACCGCGCCGCCGATCGCGATGAGGCGGTCTCGGCGCCAACCTCCCTGCTCATCCTTGAGCTGCGAGGTGGCCGCGTTGAACTCGCCCTTGGCGAACTGCTTGACCTGGTCGACGCTCTCGCGGGCAATGTTCGCTGGCTTGACGGCCTCCACTGCTTCTGCGGTCGCCTCCGCCAACTTCGCGCGGTTAGCGGCGAGGTCAACGCGGATCTCATCGACTGAACGGGTAGCCATAGTGAAGTCTCCTCAACTGTCTGCCCTGTAAGCCTATCGGAGGCTCATGGTCCGCACACCCTAAGATGTGAGCATGACCGCACGCCTCACCCCAGGGTCCACCGCGCCCGAGTTCACCCTGCCCAACCAGGACGGCGACGACGTCTCGCTGGCGGACTACGCCGGCAAGTCGGTCATCCTGTACTTCTACCCCGCCGCCATGACGCCCGGCTGCACGACGCAGGCCGTCGATTTCTCCTCCGCCATCGACGCGTTCACCGAGAACGGCTACACGGTGCTCGGATGCTCGCCCGACCCCGTCGAAAAGCTCGCGAAGTTCAGCGCGAACTCCGACATCGACTTCACCCTGCTGGCCGACCCCGAGAAGAAGGTGCTCGATCTCTACGGCGCCTACGGGCTCCGCAAGCTCTACGGCAAGGAGATCGAAGGCGTGCTGCGGTCCACCTTCGTCATCGATGTCGACGACGACGGCACGGGCACCGTCCGCATCGCGCAGTACAACGTCAAGGCAACCGGCCACGTGGCGAAGCTCCGCCGCGAGCT containing:
- a CDS encoding DUF3644 domain-containing protein, with the protein product MPRESYNVRILRSKAIASLRTGVAAFNGLDDDARTTTVLLHLQHAFEMLLKAILEAKKDAGVFDKRTQKSISLERAINRCQQIGAVKLTDEEAGVIRHLDAMRDAEQHWHLVVDEGLLYHNARTAVTLFDDLLQRVFSENLSDHIPK
- a CDS encoding toll/interleukin-1 receptor domain-containing protein, whose product is MPTPRMPSQSQIRSQMRAAQRKAEQQIRTEVRKAEQQFERDLKAAQRKAESEAKAQQRRNEQAPQREIDKWVRDTNRKLQSASRPRVTYRATEERTLGAVATEAERQAAAHPERRDVFLCHAWGDRQEAAQELHDLLERFGVRVWFSEKDVALGTSLVREIDKGLRMSHIGIVLATPNLLKSLAAEGIADKELSALLATDRVIPVVHGITYEELRDESPLLASRSGLSTGEDTLEQVAVKIANAVRPESD
- a CDS encoding Abi family protein translates to MQIPPFLTVDQRVDYLYERGYFEPGSVTDEHAERLSRLNFHYFLGYARNYRALVGRRQVQVPRKTPDDVFRVIDLDAKVSALVHEGLRTAEWRLRAAAVERYCAKFAPANSYLQTTQYRATDAESPSRLVEGILLHIYRHDEPYVDECLREAATSKSMTKPRRYEAGCHGTCLVLAADLPLWAVVDSFSLGLLGQFVINCDKDTESPVWKAVAKDLEISAQVFETQVKSLAYLRNSVAHHARLWMRPTSDSAKKPRLFSNRLKNVHPKSMHWAFMNLATFLPKEQRFDFAQRVDTLTGSDAIYRHGITNVHETPKAS
- a CDS encoding LmeA family phospholipid-binding protein, translated to MIRSRAVDWALGALGMLVLIAIALAVLWWTISEPAVETTGPTPVAPVPVPSLDSDPPSDLADDEVWIGDLDLQSALIVLPDSTLTDVEARGHGARTGSKGLIVQRLDVEATVPFREVAAQLGGDSLVLPAEGGQASVVRTVELLGRGVTVVATGTVEVERGLLVVEPTAIDVGLPDFLSRTLGTLVREFVTIKQPIEGLPENLELLDVAVQDDGFRATLAGNDVVLAPGES
- the heR gene encoding heliorhodopsin HeR — encoded protein: MTTREITAPEQRKLRTLNLAAAALHLAQAIAVVILATDFALPITASYLAGPPGTPPGPATVLADLPTGLAVAGFLFLSFLAHLIVGTVWFRNYIGDLSQLINRARWVEYSFSSTLMIVVISQLVGITDVAALIAICGANVSMILFGWLQEKYETPGSGGWLPFIFGCIAGVVPWLAILYYTIAPGSDAEPPGFVYAIVVSLFLFFNVFGLNQWLQYRAKGRWADYLVGERSYIILSLVAKSLLAWQVFGGTLAGS
- a CDS encoding DUF3618 domain-containing protein, yielding MATRSVDEIRVDLAANRAKLAEATAEAVEAVKPANIARESVDQVKQFAKGEFNAATSQLKDEQGGWRRDRLIAIGGAVLGTVLFFATLSAIAKRRTALELSMQHAVTSS
- a CDS encoding peroxiredoxin; amino-acid sequence: MTARLTPGSTAPEFTLPNQDGDDVSLADYAGKSVILYFYPAAMTPGCTTQAVDFSSAIDAFTENGYTVLGCSPDPVEKLAKFSANSDIDFTLLADPEKKVLDLYGAYGLRKLYGKEIEGVLRSTFVIDVDDDGTGTVRIAQYNVKATGHVAKLRRELGV